One window from the genome of Rufibacter tibetensis encodes:
- a CDS encoding FAD-dependent monooxygenase, which translates to MNIGIIGGGIAGLTTAIALQKIGIQAQVFDAAPKFEPVGAGLALAANAIKGFKYIGIADEIISEGNCLDGFHIFDDQGRLINRTDSRAMSEKYGLDNFVIHRASLHKVLVNHLPASSLHPEKRALKTTATEQGVTVYFQDGKEATFDHLLVADGINSAIRQQLVPWSTPRYAGYTCWRAIIDNPGLESIYASETWGKAGRVGWTPLKGNKIYWFACINAPQNSPRMKAMQVEDLHRHFQHYHSPIPGLFRHTNPDQLLWHDLYDIAPLSQFAFQNILLLGDAGHATTPNMGQGACQAVEDAAVFADELRKDFNFNLAAKRFETRRKPRTSWITRQSRFLGEVAQSHNPLFIPLRNFALRHLPSWVNDKQLEKVYSVDF; encoded by the coding sequence ATGAACATCGGGATAATTGGTGGAGGAATCGCTGGATTAACAACGGCTATTGCGTTACAAAAAATAGGCATTCAGGCCCAGGTATTTGATGCGGCTCCAAAGTTTGAACCTGTAGGTGCCGGCCTGGCCCTGGCGGCCAATGCAATCAAAGGATTCAAATACATCGGCATAGCGGACGAAATAATTTCGGAAGGCAACTGCCTGGACGGGTTCCATATCTTTGATGACCAGGGTCGACTCATCAACCGAACTGACAGCCGGGCCATGAGTGAAAAGTACGGGCTGGATAATTTTGTCATTCATAGAGCCTCCCTGCATAAAGTGCTGGTTAACCATCTGCCCGCTTCTTCCCTGCACCCCGAAAAACGAGCGCTCAAAACCACTGCTACTGAGCAAGGAGTTACCGTTTATTTTCAGGACGGCAAAGAGGCAACGTTTGACCACTTGCTGGTGGCAGACGGAATCAATTCGGCCATCAGGCAGCAACTGGTGCCTTGGTCTACGCCACGCTATGCCGGGTATACCTGTTGGCGGGCCATCATTGACAACCCTGGACTGGAAAGCATCTACGCCTCAGAAACCTGGGGCAAAGCCGGACGGGTGGGCTGGACTCCCCTGAAGGGAAATAAAATTTATTGGTTTGCCTGCATCAACGCTCCCCAGAACAGCCCCCGCATGAAGGCAATGCAAGTGGAAGACCTGCACCGGCACTTTCAGCACTACCATTCGCCCATCCCAGGGTTGTTCCGCCACACCAATCCGGATCAATTGCTCTGGCACGACCTCTATGACATAGCCCCTCTCTCCCAATTCGCATTCCAGAACATCTTGCTGCTGGGCGATGCGGGACATGCCACCACGCCCAACATGGGACAGGGTGCCTGCCAGGCGGTAGAAGATGCCGCTGTCTTTGCCGACGAACTTAGAAAAGACTTCAACTTCAACCTGGCAGCCAAACGATTTGAAACCCGCCGGAAGCCCCGCACCAGTTGGATCACCCGCCAGTCTAGATTTCTGGGTGAAGTGGCCCAGTCTCATAACCCGCTCTTCATTCCTCTCCGTAATTTTGCCTTACGGCACCTTCCTTCCTGGGTCAATGACAAACAGCTGGAGAAAGTGTACTCTGTAGATTTTTAG
- a CDS encoding 3-oxoacyl-ACP synthase III family protein: MSPHTLSTVITGSGRYLPVNVVANEAFLENEFFDATGKRLPNANEVIIQKFQQITGIQERRYAAEDQVASDLGCLAAQEAIQNAGIDPETLDYIIVAHNFGDVKACSRRVDMMPPLAARIKHKLKIANPYTVAYDLPFGCPGWLQALIQAHYYLQSGDAKRILVIGTETLSRVSDAYDRDSMIYSDGAGAVVVEAREGDSKIGVLKHLTVSDTLTQTFWLNSSPSYNQALPREELYIKMDGRKIYEYALTTVPQLIKDCIDKANLPLSAIKKVLIHQANEKMDEAMLERLFKLYGQDTIPADIMPMTISTLGNNSVATLPVLYDLVARGELEGQELHSGDHVVFASVGAGMNANAVIYQVP; this comes from the coding sequence ATGTCACCGCATACGCTTTCTACTGTTATTACCGGTTCTGGAAGATACCTTCCAGTCAATGTTGTGGCCAACGAGGCCTTCCTTGAAAATGAATTCTTTGATGCCACCGGGAAAAGATTGCCCAACGCAAACGAGGTCATCATCCAGAAATTTCAGCAGATTACCGGCATTCAGGAAAGAAGGTACGCCGCCGAAGACCAGGTAGCCTCAGACTTAGGGTGTTTGGCGGCGCAGGAAGCCATCCAGAACGCGGGCATTGACCCTGAAACATTAGATTACATCATTGTAGCCCACAACTTCGGAGACGTGAAAGCCTGCTCCCGCAGGGTAGACATGATGCCTCCGCTGGCTGCCAGAATCAAGCACAAACTCAAAATCGCCAACCCGTACACGGTGGCGTATGACTTGCCCTTCGGGTGCCCCGGTTGGCTGCAGGCCCTCATCCAGGCCCACTATTACCTGCAGTCCGGCGACGCCAAAAGAATTTTGGTGATTGGTACCGAAACTTTGTCCAGGGTATCTGATGCTTATGACCGGGATAGCATGATCTATTCAGATGGTGCCGGCGCAGTGGTTGTAGAAGCGCGGGAAGGGGATTCCAAAATAGGTGTTTTGAAGCACCTCACGGTGTCAGACACGCTTACGCAAACCTTCTGGTTAAACTCCTCCCCTTCCTATAACCAGGCCCTTCCCCGCGAAGAGTTGTACATCAAGATGGATGGCCGCAAAATCTATGAGTACGCGTTAACCACCGTTCCGCAGTTGATCAAAGACTGTATAGACAAAGCCAACCTGCCCCTTTCAGCCATTAAGAAGGTTCTGATTCACCAGGCCAATGAGAAAATGGACGAGGCCATGCTGGAGCGTCTGTTCAAATTATATGGGCAAGACACCATCCCAGCGGACATCATGCCTATGACCATCTCCACCCTTGGGAATAACTCGGTAGCCACCTTGCCAGTGTTGTATGACCTTGTCGCAAGAGGAGAACTGGAGGGCCAGGAACTACATAGCGGTGATCACGTGGTTTTTGCTTCAGTAGGCGCCGGGATGAATGCTAATGCGGTGATCTACCAGGTGCCGTAA